Within Porites lutea chromosome 2, jaPorLute2.1, whole genome shotgun sequence, the genomic segment ACTCTTTACTACTGGGCATGTACACGTTCTCTGATTGAACTTGGATTTTAATTAGCTTTAATTATACATAAAGGAGTACTTTATATATCtaaattcttaatttttataaaattcctTTTAGCTATAAACCAGTTGTTAACTTAAGCAAATTCAGCTTAGTCCGGAAGCACTGTAGCTTGCCCGGTGAATTACGTTTCTGGCACCGCGCTCCAACAAAAGTGCCGGCTAGCAGGCTTACTCTTAAGCTAAAGAAAGATTGAGCTATACGGAGGTGCATCTTAATACCTCAGTGAGATTGAGTAAGGACTTTGCCGCGTAAAAAGCTCAATAGTAGAGTTTGCTATTtccccttttctttctttttccaggGAATTTAAATGGCATGCTCCAGAAAATTACTAAAGCATTAAGCGGAGaccctaaaaagtaaaaagagtTTCCGTGGAATACTGGGCTGGCCGCCTAGGAAGTGATTTTCACAAgtgtttataataatatatactGCCGTGTAGGGAAAGGAATGTATATTTCACCCCTGGATTTCACCTACCTCTGGAGCAGGGGTCctgaaagattaaaaaaaacttctCTGCAACGAACGCAGATCTAGCTGTGATCAGAAACTGCTGGAGTCAAGTAGAGTATTAGAGTATTAGAGATGCAACTAACCGGCTTATtacattatttaacaattaatgaatgaggctgagtatcttatgaagaattatggagatcgaggacggtgttatccgtcgaggccggaGGCCGAGGCGGAtgacaccctccgagatctccataattcttcataagatactcagcctcattcattaactgttaaataatgTTATAAGCCGGTTAGTTGCATCTCTTTAGAACTCAttaaattattcattcaaaataattcgtagtttaaaagcatagctaaaacatgcttacctgcatcgatgttaagtttatcttcgatagtttacgtttaggtttgtccagctccgcaaatattctccacaCAGCatatgtcgccctccgagttgtcttcttgctgtttttgctatgtttttagccattatttcgcctagttccagccgtagttcttactcttgaaacgagtgaagtgtccgccattttagtttttacaacgaaaacaactcagtctcgttcccaggtcttctcagttaacggtgcattaacctgtagaaggctgcatttttgctGTCATTTCCTCGtttaacacaaaattcttccaaatgtggtcatcagtaactggttatggtgaattatgcgtgtgcttttagccaatcagaattggggaaatatccATCTGATTCtgattttaaccaatcagaattggggaaatatccATCGCAGTTAACTAATTTTAAGAATTCATGGCATTGTATGAGTTACTGTTAACAATTTTATCAAGCAATTTCTTGGTCAAAGATTTTCTGCGATCAAACAGACTCGTGATTTTCCCGTTGGGGAGATTTGCTACAAATAAAGCTAGCGAATAGTAGATATCAATCAGGAATAATAGTGAGTCTGACAGGTACTTCGGTAGATTGCGTAGCAAACGTTTCCAGGtcagttcgtcgagaaagttggaaCGAGAACGAAAAAGAGGAAAAGCTTGTTACCCAGGCTATTACTGCGGTAATGATTAGTAAGAAACTTCGCAAGCGTATTCAATGACCGAACATAGAAAACAGAGCGAGAGGCACTTTCCAACTGCAGGAGGAAATCGAAGCGCAAGTGCGAAGTAGCATTTCCACAAACGGCTTTCACGTTTTCGTTCCATCTGAGATCGACAGAGATGTTAAGgccaaggacttttcaagatgaGATTTTCTCAATCTGCTTTCCATTTAGTACAATGGGATCAAACACATCACTTGATTTTGAGAAACAGCTAACACGGATTTCCTCGCACTTATAAAACAACTTCCGATATTCTATTGCATTTTCCATTGCACATGCTTGACGAAACAGGCGTAGAAGGTCCGATTCACTaggggacggaccattagaaaaattatgggggggaggggaatttttcGAGCGGCAGGAAtattttttcgttatcaaattccttgtatgaatttttaggccatagcatgaatattttttaggattaattggcgtgcaagaattttttttcatttaatttccacttgcgcgaatattttttctgtacttcgcccgcccccgccccccatgttttctaatggtccgtccctaagagCGGATACTGACGGAAACACCCAACCTATCAATACTTGTTTCCTTTGTCTATTACCTCTTAATTGCATCAACGGTGCCTTATGGCTTATTTAAGTGCGCTACATTATACCCGTAATGGCGGGCTAGGATTCGTGAACTAAGGTTTGAggaatttgtaaaaaaatgaagttaaagCCATGTCATTTCAACCAACTCCATGGCAAGTTCAAGACCTTTCAGTCAATCGACGGGCAAGCACTAAAGAGAAAGAACTTACTTAGTGCTGTCCCCACACACTTTTCCTCTCTTTTTGGAAACGATAttgcatttattttattttaatatttatttaatatattttaatattttaatatttatttaatatattttaatataaaataaatgcAATAATGGCCTTTACTGGGTTTTTCAAGTCGCATAAAGTAAACCCATATACTGACACTTCACTTTTACTAGGAAGTTGAAAAGGTAAAATACACATCAGAGAGGAGTGATAGCGTGATTCAAAGGGCCTGCACACTCTTTCCCAAAAACACGATGCATCGAGCTGTTAGTTGTAtagcaataacaacaataacaactttAAGGTggttcgatacagtttttcagggtcaatacttATCGGATTTGTAAATCCGATAAGATATTCAAAAAAAAGATCCTATGTATATTTATTAAACTCTCCAAGGAAGTGTTAGTAGGGTTAAACACACAGCATGTTTGACAAAGTCAAAACCGTAATGGAAAATTCAAATATTTATGGAAAGTTTGACATTTTTGCTCTTATTCAATCAACTAACGCCTTTTTTGTGTGTGCCGCTAAATAGTAAGTAAATCACATTAGTTTGTGTCAATTAAACGTAGCAACCAAGGAATCTTCTATTTAAGCTCGGGTCGTGATACAGATCAGTACAAGATCGTGGTAAAAAGGAACGCAAAAAGTTCCATTTAAACAGAGCTACTTCATCTCTAAGTAATGTCTTGCATTCAAGTAACAGGACTACTGGTCATTTTCATTGCATCATCAAAGCTGGTGAAATCCTTCCCTAACCATGGTCCTCAGAAGTTCGTAGGGCATTCATATTGGGCAAATAGATATCCTACCTTAGGATATACAGAATGGGATGGCTTTTGGAATAACAAAGACTTGTATAGAGAGAAATACAAGCGTGCACGGTCAGAGATATCGGAGCAGGTTTGCCAAGGTTGTGATTGTGATACTGTCACAGAGGAATTAAAATGTGATGGGTCTTCATCAACAGTCGTGTGAGTAATACTTTAAGTATATAAGGCGCTAACGATTCAAAAACAGCGCCTTTTGCAATGTTTTTCTTAACTGCTTTTCGATACTGCGTCCTCAGAAACGTTCCTTACTCGCGTTTGAAACTGTAAAAAGATTGCATTTGAAAAATAAGTCTGATAGCTGTCGTAATCATGGTTGAGAATCAAGATATTGTGTGAGCCGATTTAGCCTGTCGAGTCCTTCTTGATACTACGTTATCCTTATCACTTTCTTTTGATCGATGTCCGTTACATACTACCGACGTCATTTTGTTCTCCCTTAGCAATGCCCTTCTCTTGTCAAACTTACAGTGAATTACTGGTCATGTTTTTACAATTCACTATGATTGATCTACTAAATACAAAGGACAATGATATGACGAAGGACTAATGCTCGAGACGAGAGCTTTCATATCAGTTCTCTGAATGCTGGCCAATTAGAATAAAGAAGTACTGCAGATAACTATGTACTATGTAGTTAATACGCTAGTAACTCAATGAAttaggttttgttttgttacaggGAGGTAAGGAATAAAGTGATCAAGATTGTTAGAAGTGGACAGTTGCCCAAGAGGTTAACGCAGATGTAAGAACTGactttttaacttttgtttgatttttttttcatggactATACATGGCTTACTATAGGAGGAAATAAGGAGAGGAAAAATAgctaaggcccgtttcaaacgtcgtgctactgccgcgtcgaactcaattgatcgaattaaattcgactttagcacggcagtagtgcgacgtttgaaaccaagtcgtgctactgccatgTAGCACGGCAAAGCTTGCCGTGCTAcgcggcagtagctcgacttggtttcaaacgtcgtgctaccgccatgccgaactcaattcataaattataaatacattagaatatatttaaaagtttgctgaaccgtttctttatttctgtgttttgttttcggcaacagccgttctattcgactgaattaaatacgacgtctgaaaccaagtcgtgctagtgtcgtgctgcaggcGAGCctcagtcgagccagcttagcacggcaatagcacgacgtttgaaacaggcccaAGTGAGAATAAAGGTGCTAGGAGAGGGAGTGAATCAAAATAATCGGTGAATAAAGGACACACGATTTAATGCAGAAATAGATAGATATACGGACCGGACCGGGACAGAGGGAGGGATGGAAGATCTTGTCTTTAAAGAGATACTTTGGAAATTTCATCCCGATCGATTCTGAATTTACGCCGAAGACAGTGTAGACattagggccgtttatacgagagaaaataagccgtggcttacataagacgcgaaccccccgtataaatggtacaaaatctaTGTTCACGGCTTATTCAACCCAAGGCCAGCTCAGGCCGCGGCTTATCCTGGCCGAGGGGTTTTGGGATGGGCTTATCCAAGCCGTGGCTTACCTTGGACGTGAAAGCGTTCGTATAAATGCACTCAAACGTTGTCCGCGGCTTGCTGAAGCCGTGAACGACTGctgcgcatgctctgttttcAATTACATCCCAGACCTTCACGGCCAAGAGACGCGCGTTGCAATGGCGggaaaatgagttttgtttacatttacaCCGTGGAAAATGGCGGATAGAGAttcatgtaaaaaaagaaatgtgtggagtcccccaaaagaaaaacaaatcctgCTCATATGCGGCGAGCTTGAGATTGCGGGGCAGCTCGATGTCTGTGCTACTTCGACAAGCGTAAGTTTgctgattttgattttaaatctACGCTTATTAAAAGTACAACCTGGCCGCGAACTAAGCcgtgaaccatttatacgagcagttCGCGTCTAATATAAGCCgtactcgtataaatggttcctttcgcgtcttatgtaagccgcggccagagtaagccgcggcttattttctctcgtataaacggccctattGACAACTGATCTTGGCTATACTTCAGATAGATTGTAATGTATTGGTGAACTCTCGAGGTGACAAATACTATATTTTTGTCCTAACGACTCATTTGCTGATTAAATCGATGTGAATTGAAACTGTAATTTGAAACGTATTCTAACTTTTTTTGTGGCAGTAAGATTTTTAAGTCACAACTTAAAGACATCGAAGAGGAAGCTTTTCACAACTTGACGCAATTACGAAAAATGTAAGTGTTCCTTCTgaaatattaaacattttatAAATGTTAAATCAACAGATGAAAGCATGTGGGGATTTGACCTTTTcaatacaatattttttttttacctttggtGTTTTTGCTGAAAATTAAGCAAAAACAGTCTAAGCGGTTTTAAATCTTGAGTGGACGAAAATGAACAGTCTTCAGTCGATTCATCGTCTTTGTCATTTACCTTTTCAAGCACAGTCGTTCTGAAAGTGATAACGAAAAACATTATAGGATATTGATGTAAACGCAGCAAAGTCATTGTATTATGGCTACTTTAAATCCctgaatttttgtctttttaccattttctttAATAGAAATCTTGCCATGAATGAACTGGATGACTTTCCTGACCTGTCCACAAACACAGCTCTGCAAGAACTGTAAGCTTAAAGCCGTAGCTCTAAGTACATGAGGAACCTCACGATCGAGGGCGACGGCATCGAGAACGGCAttcccaggggccccactcacatattttaatgacggggggggtccgaaggatttttttgggtctgacattttggccaaaagggatttttttgggtctatgaaagacgacgggatttttttgggtcgcgaaaacaacagagggatttttttgggtattgtatttttcatcagctcaaatcaaaaataacataagcgtaatttatagttttgtttttgaccaaaaccaaagttgaagttggcatgttctagctttccagaagataaataataaaatttgctgatgcaaaaacactgagggatttttttgggtagacaaattctgaagttgggattttttggggtataaaatatgaacctctgtaggacccccccgtcattaaaatatgtgagtggggcccctgggacggcattacacttttttgtacatttctttgccgttgttggACGACTAGGACGAGAAACTTCCTAGTTTCACGTATGACGTGATTACAagacaacttttttctttttcttaacttaactACAGTCCTTTAAAATAAACTCAATAAACATTCCTCAACATTAAACAAATTATATGAAATGGAACAAGAGTAACAGGATTGAAAGAGCGTGAATTCGCTTTTCAGGTGACGTCGTTTTCGTTACCGTTGCCGTcctggttgcttaagctcccaaaAATTAAACAACTAACTGCAACGTTTAGCCAAGAAAATTTAAGATTAGTCATGGTGTTATCTGCTCGAGCTCTATCAAACCCTTAAAATGCTGATTATtataaattacctttttttcagAGATCTGTACAACAACAAGATTAAGCTATGGCGTCACAACTATACAGCTTTACCAAAGAATCTTGTTAAAATGTAAGTCCGAGAGGCAGGTTGCTGATGACTAACTGTGCATTTATTGTAGGAAACCTAATATTTAACAGAAAAATTCCCCTGCAAACCTGTCGGGTGCTGAGACCCGTTCATGCGGCGCCTCTCAAATCAATGCTATTCATTCGCAGAGTGATAACGTTGAAGGTATAACGGTAAAGGTATACCAATACCCCATTTTAGATAGTAAGACGTATAAAATGTCTTTCACGTCAGTTTGCAAGGCTTCCGTTCCTTTTCTTTGATTGTACATTGATGTATGTGAAAATGGTTGGAAGATTATCACTGCTCCTCTTTTATTTCAATGTCAATCGAAAAAAACAATCGCTGCTTGATTCGATTTCTAAGTAGAAGCGTCCAGATAGTTGATAGGGTCGAGAACTGACTTCAAGGTCTTGGATACTAGGAAGCCGTTTCTAGGCCATATTGGAGAGTTattgtttgcttctttttcagAATTCTCATCGACAATGAGTTGGAATGGATTCCTGATAAGTGGTTTGATCTGCCGAATCTAAAGTACATGTAAGAAATTTTTATTATCTTTAGTTACTACTACTATTATCATCAGTAAtggtattattattactttttttatcattatcattattaattgaccactccagaaataccataacataccataatgctctttgtttgtcactccaaaattttgcataagctttGTCTtaagtttctcttgggagttaaaatggccccaagagaaactgaaaacaatgcttatgcaaaatttggggtgacaaacaaagagcattatggtatgttatggtattttctggagtggtcaattaggTTTTCGTGTTGCAACAACTTTGTCGCCATTAACTGACAAACGTCCTAGTTTATTATAATCAAATTTAGTTGGTT encodes:
- the LOC140926241 gene encoding fibromodulin-like, which produces MSCIQVTGLLVIFIASSKLVKSFPNHGPQKFVGHSYWANRYPTLGYTEWDGFWNNKDLYREKYKRARSEISEQVCQGCDCDTVTEELKCDGSSSTVVEVRNKVIKIVRSGQLPKRLTQIKIFKSQLKDIEEEAFHNLTQLRKINLAMNELDDFPDLSTNTALQELDLYNNKIKLWRHNYTALPKNLVKIILIDNELEWIPDKWFDLPNLKYIALSMNKLKTFPGSAFINCKSLTYLSVDYNKIESITFPNLKPFFGNDSQLLHL